The genomic region ACCTATTGTTTGCAAATTAGTAGTAATAAGCAAAGTTTTGGATCCCATGTTAGAAGAAGCAGAAGCAGCTTCAATTCCAGCATGTCCTCCGCCAACTACAATAACATCATATATTGTATATGGAAACATGATTTTAAAATTTAAATAAATTTAAATAAAACTCTTCTTTTTTTTTCATAATTATTTTGTCTATATAATTATGATCATTATATCCTAAAAAATGTAATACAGCATGTATCATTACTCGTTTTAATTCATACATAAAAAATTGATTCCATTGTTTAGAATTATCATAAACACGATCTACGCTAATAAATATATCTCCGGAAATAAATTTCCGAACAGAATAATTAAATGCAAGTACATCTGTATAAAAATTTTTTTTTAAATATTTTTTATTCATATATAAAAGAAAATTATCATTACAAAAAATATAATTTATATTTCCAATATACATTCCCTCATTATTTAATAAAATACAGATTTTATTAATTAAATAAGATTCTTTTTTAATATGAAAATTAGGAATTTCATAAAAAAACTTAATCATTATAAAATAATATTTTCTATTTTAGGATAATTTTTATTTTTATATATTTTGATCACGAAAAAAATCATTCCTAGTATATTCACTTTATTAAATTTATTTTGTGGATGCATATCTATAATATTTTTGCAATCAAAAAATTTTTATTATTCTGCTATTGCTAGTTTATTTTCAATAATTTTCGATTTTTTAGATGGTTTTTTTTCTAGATTGATAAAAAACGAAAGTCTATTTGGAAAAGAATTAGATTCTTTAGCAGACATGGTTTCTTTTGGAATAGTTCCATCTATAATAGTTTTTCTTTTATTAGAAAAAAAAACTCCGATTCCATTTATTGAATATTTAGCTTTTCTTATTTCTATTGTATCCGCTTGTCGTTTGGCTTTATTTAATATTAAAAAGAGTTCCAATAATCATATTATAGGACTAACAACCCCCGTAAATACCTTATTTTTTTCTTCTTTATCTATTATAATTACAAAAAATCCTATGATTAATTTCATCAATCAAAAAAAAATTATATACCTTGTTATAATGCTTTTTACAATATTACTATCCTGTTATCTTTTAGTATCTCGTATTAGAATGTTTTCTTTTAAATTTGAAAATTTTTCTTGGAAAAAGAATAAAATACGTTATATTTTTTTATTGATTAGTGTTTTTCTTTTATTAATTTTACATTTAACAGCTTTACCATGCATTGTTATTTTTTATATAATAACCTCAATTTATTTTCATAGATTAAAACAAAAAAATTCATATTAGAAACATGAAATTAAAACTTCATCGTCCTATTTGTTTTTTCGATATAGAAGCAACAGGAGTCAATATAGGAAAAGATAGAATTATAGAAATATCGATATTAAAAATATTTCCTAATGGAGGACAAGAAGATAAAACTTGGCTAGTTTGTCCTGAAATCCCCATACCCCCACAATCAACGGCTATTCATGGTATTAAAAATGAAGATGTAGCAGGAAAATCTACATTTAAAGATGTAGCTTCTTCTATTCTTACAATGATTGAAAATACAGATTTAGCAGGATATAATTCGAATAGATTTGATATACCTCTTTTAGCGGAAGAAATGTTACGCGCAGGAATATCCTTCGATATTAGAAAACATAAAACTATAGATGTTCAAGTTATTTTTCATAAAATGGAACCTAGAACCCTTTCTGCTGCTTATAAATATTATTGTGGTAAAGATTTAATGAAAGCTCATAGTTCTAAAGCTGACACCTTTGCTACATATAAAATATTATTAGCACAATTAGAAAAATATGAAAATCTAAAAAAAGATGTCAAAAGTCTAAATCAGTTTTCTCATCAAAAAAATATAGCAGATCTTGCTGGATTCGTGAAAATAGATGATGAAGGAAACGAAATATTCAATTTTGGAAAATACAAAGGTGAAAAAGTTTTTGAAATTTTTGAAAAAGATCCGAATTATTATGGATGGATACAAAATTCCAATTTTCCATTATATACAAAAAAAATATTAACAGGAATTAAATTAAAAAAATTTAATAAATAAATATTTATTCTTGAACAAGATCTTTAAATCTTTTTGATATAAAATTTGTAAGATTTTTTCCACGTAACAGATCTTTGGATAACAAAGTTAAATTTAAAGCTTCTTGAATAATTTTTTTTCTTTTTTCTTCTGATACTTCTTTTAATATTTTTTTCATTAAACCATGATTGGTGTTTACTATCAATTGATAATATTTATCTTTTTCGACTGTACTTTTTTCTATAATAGTAGAATTCATTTCTTTTATTCTCCTTAAAAATTCTGGAATGATAATTAAAAAAGGGTTGTCTTTTTTGGATAAATCCTCTAATTGGATAGATAATTTGTAATTATCTATTAAATAATGTTGAATTATATCTTTTAAATCTTGTTTTTCTTTTTCAGAAAGTTCTGAATGAACTTCTTCCTTTTTTGTATTAGAATCAATTAATTTATCAATGTGATCTGAATCCACTCGAACAAAGCATATATCTTGATAAGATGATTCTAATTTCTGTATTAAATGAACCGAAAGTGGACTATCCAAAATTAAAATTTCATAGGATCTATCTTTAGCTTCTTTTATAGAACTATATTGTTGATCTTGATCTGAAGAATAAAGAAAAACAATTTTTCCTTCTTTATTTTTTTGAGTTTGTTTGATTTTATTTTTATATTCTTCTAATGTAAAATAATACTGGTCTACAGTATAAAAAATAAAAAATTCGATAGCTTTATCAAAAAAACTTTGTGTACTAATCATTCCATATTCTACTATAATTTTAATATCTGTCCATTTTTTTTGAAAATCATCTCTATTTTTTTGAAACATAGTATATAGCTGATTCGATACTTTTCTTGTTATATATTTAGATATATTTTTAACAGAAGAGTCAGATTGAAGATGAGAACGTGATACATTGAGAGGAATATCTGGAGAATCTATAACCCCTCTTAATAAGCTCAAAAAATCTGGAACAACTCCTTCCAAATTATCCGTTATATAAACTTGATTTTGATATAAATGAATTTTATCTTTCTGTATATCTATTCTTTTTTCTATTTTTGGAAAATATAAAATACCCGTTAAATGAAATGGATGATCTATATTTAAATGAACCCAAAATAAAGGATCTTCTAATTGATGGGGATATAATTCATAATAAAAATCTAAGTAATTTTTATTATTTAACTGATGTGGATTTTTTTTCCAGGCAGGATCAACATTATTGATTACAATTTCTTTTTC from Blattabacterium cuenoti harbors:
- a CDS encoding 3'-5' exonuclease; protein product: MKLKLHRPICFFDIEATGVNIGKDRIIEISILKIFPNGGQEDKTWLVCPEIPIPPQSTAIHGIKNEDVAGKSTFKDVASSILTMIENTDLAGYNSNRFDIPLLAEEMLRAGISFDIRKHKTIDVQVIFHKMEPRTLSAAYKYYCGKDLMKAHSSKADTFATYKILLAQLEKYENLKKDVKSLNQFSHQKNIADLAGFVKIDDEGNEIFNFGKYKGEKVFEIFEKDPNYYGWIQNSNFPLYTKKILTGIKLKKFNK
- the ybeY gene encoding rRNA maturation RNase YbeY, which codes for MIKFFYEIPNFHIKKESYLINKICILLNNEGMYIGNINYIFCNDNFLLYMNKKYLKKNFYTDVLAFNYSVRKFISGDIFISVDRVYDNSKQWNQFFMYELKRVMIHAVLHFLGYNDHNYIDKIIMKKKEEFYLNLFKF
- a CDS encoding CDP-alcohol phosphatidyltransferase family protein codes for the protein MITKKIIPSIFTLLNLFCGCISIIFLQSKNFYYSAIASLFSIIFDFLDGFFSRLIKNESLFGKELDSLADMVSFGIVPSIIVFLLLEKKTPIPFIEYLAFLISIVSACRLALFNIKKSSNNHIIGLTTPVNTLFFSSLSIIITKNPMINFINQKKIIYLVIMLFTILLSCYLLVSRIRMFSFKFENFSWKKNKIRYIFLLISVFLLLILHLTALPCIVIFYIITSIYFHRLKQKNSY
- the htpG gene encoding molecular chaperone HtpG → MVNNKISVTSDNIFPIIKKFLYSDQEVFLRELVSNAVDAVTKLKTLIKLENLYDIIDDFKIKIIIDQNRKTLHIRDNGIGMTQEEVDKYINQIAFSGAEEFINKYQNTTKKNSNIIGHFGLGFYSSFMVSDKVMILTQSYQKDASSISWSCEGNPNFIMKEIEKIDRGTEVILFLNEENQEFIEYERILKLLQKYCKFMSVTISLSKKEDKEKEIVINNVDPAWKKNPHQLNNKNYLDFYYELYPHQLEDPLFWVHLNIDHPFHLTGILYFPKIEKRIDIQKDKIHLYQNQVYITDNLEGVVPDFLSLLRGVIDSPDIPLNVSRSHLQSDSSVKNISKYITRKVSNQLYTMFQKNRDDFQKKWTDIKIIVEYGMISTQSFFDKAIEFFIFYTVDQYYFTLEEYKNKIKQTQKNKEGKIVFLYSSDQDQQYSSIKEAKDRSYEILILDSPLSVHLIQKLESSYQDICFVRVDSDHIDKLIDSNTKKEEVHSELSEKEKQDLKDIIQHYLIDNYKLSIQLEDLSKKDNPFLIIIPEFLRRIKEMNSTIIEKSTVEKDKYYQLIVNTNHGLMKKILKEVSEEKRKKIIQEALNLTLLSKDLLRGKNLTNFISKRFKDLVQE